A section of the Methanocaldococcus sp. FS406-22 genome encodes:
- a CDS encoding DUF6485 family protein, with translation MECPNKEINLKRCNCSYPACSKKGMCCECLHYHLKNRQLPACCFPDDVEKTYDRSFERFAKLVLEGKI, from the coding sequence ATGGAATGTCCAAATAAGGAAATCAACTTAAAAAGATGTAACTGCAGTTATCCAGCTTGTTCTAAAAAAGGAATGTGCTGTGAATGCCTCCATTATCATTTAAAAAATAGACAATTGCCAGCTTGCTGTTTCCCAGATGATGTTGAAAAAACTTATGATAGAAGCTTTGAGAGGTTCGCAAAACTTGTTTTAGAAGGAAAAATTTAA
- the amrB gene encoding AmmeMemoRadiSam system protein B — protein sequence MTKIRYPAVAGLFYPSHPDELIDMIEQCYLHKFGPKSMPVHGTYEKPIGLLCPHAGYVYSGPIQAHSYYELSKRVDALEEITAVILGPNHTGLGSGVSVMDGIWRTPLGDVRCDEEFVEELWTKCEIVDLDETAHLNEHSIEVQLPFLKHLELLNVAKFKIVPICMMFQDYETAVEVGYFIAKIAKELNRRVVIIASSDLTHYEPQEIASKKDAIVIKHILEMNEKELYEDVINYNISMCGYGPVIAMLKAMKTLGAKKANLLAYATSGDITGDYSAVVGYASAIVE from the coding sequence ACACAAATTTGGGCCGAAATCAATGCCAGTTCATGGAACTTACGAAAAGCCTATTGGTTTGCTCTGTCCTCATGCAGGATATGTTTATTCAGGGCCTATACAGGCTCATTCCTATTATGAGTTATCAAAGAGAGTTGATGCCCTTGAAGAGATAACTGCTGTTATTTTAGGACCTAATCATACTGGTTTAGGGTCTGGAGTTAGTGTAATGGATGGAATTTGGAGAACACCGTTGGGGGATGTAAGGTGTGATGAAGAATTCGTTGAGGAGTTATGGACAAAGTGTGAAATAGTTGATTTAGATGAAACCGCCCATTTGAATGAGCATTCTATAGAGGTGCAACTGCCATTTTTAAAGCATTTGGAGTTATTAAATGTGGCTAAATTCAAGATAGTTCCAATATGTATGATGTTTCAAGACTATGAAACTGCTGTAGAAGTGGGTTATTTCATAGCTAAAATTGCTAAAGAGTTAAATAGAAGAGTAGTTATTATTGCCTCCTCTGATTTAACCCATTATGAACCTCAAGAAATTGCTTCAAAAAAGGATGCTATAGTTATTAAGCATATCTTGGAGATGAATGAAAAAGAGTTATATGAGGATGTTATAAATTACAACATCTCAATGTGTGGATATGGACCAGTGATAGCTATGTTAAAAGCAATGAAAACCTTGGGAGCTAAGAAAGCTAATTTATTGGCTTACGCAACATCTGGAGACATAACTGGAGATTATTCAGCAGTTGTTGGCTATGCATCTGCAATTGTTGAATAA